From Cellulosimicrobium sp. ES-005, one genomic window encodes:
- a CDS encoding acyltransferase family protein, whose product MAAPQAAWAPTASSDATPGAVRRHARPRTATSRDGYRYDLDGLRAVAILLVVVYHVWLGRVSGGVDVFLMLSAFFLTGSFARRLSAGRGVAVGAYWARTFKRLVPVSAVVLLGVLGTAFLLYPPSSWPSVWTQTWASLGYVQNWELARESVDYYARDGAVASPLQHYWSLSVQGQVFVLWPLLLLLSGLVVRRLRLSVTPVLLVVFGTVFAASLAFSVVETASDQGLAYFDTRARLWEFALGSLVAVALPLVRLPARVALIVGWAGLALIVTCGLVLDVQGGFPGYFALWPTMAAAAVIVAGTAAHPWAVGNVLAHPVLRSLGRDAYALYLVHWPLLITWRVVTGRQVPSWHEGAVIVVVSLVLARLLTSLVERPVRDLAWARTVPWRGAVAVLVAVTVVAVPLAAWQSAERARAAEALVGASADNPGARVLLPGYQDASDPTAPPVPVATALDAQWVSLTERCSGRFAPDVAELAKRCGQLVPPAPEGPTVVVVGDSHSEQFMGALIPVAEREGWTLVSVLYGGCSFGTAGHPCREWNEQVLDYVLELGPDAVFTVTTAAEADGTGETVVVGLQEAVDVLSDAGIALLGVRDNPRFSTDMFVCAEQHGPDADVCRHDLASRSAPRNPAEDLRVGDGSVLVDLSGAVCPDGWCVPVVGNVHVYLDDNHLTWDYARSLAPFLEDELSPWTDRATSTRHGEPS is encoded by the coding sequence GTGGCAGCACCGCAGGCAGCATGGGCGCCGACGGCGTCGTCCGACGCGACCCCCGGTGCGGTCCGACGGCACGCCCGCCCGAGGACCGCGACCTCGCGCGACGGCTACCGCTACGACCTCGACGGCCTCCGGGCGGTCGCGATCCTCCTCGTGGTGGTCTACCACGTCTGGCTCGGCAGGGTGTCGGGTGGCGTGGACGTGTTCCTCATGCTCTCGGCGTTCTTCCTCACGGGTTCGTTCGCGCGCCGCCTGAGCGCCGGGCGCGGGGTCGCCGTCGGGGCGTACTGGGCGCGCACGTTCAAGCGCCTCGTCCCCGTCTCCGCGGTGGTGCTCCTCGGCGTCCTCGGGACCGCGTTCCTGCTCTACCCGCCGTCGTCGTGGCCGTCGGTCTGGACGCAGACCTGGGCGTCGCTGGGCTACGTCCAGAACTGGGAGCTCGCCCGCGAGTCCGTGGACTACTACGCCCGGGACGGCGCGGTCGCGAGCCCGCTCCAGCACTACTGGTCGCTCTCGGTCCAGGGCCAGGTCTTCGTCCTCTGGCCGCTCCTCCTGCTCCTGTCCGGGCTCGTCGTCCGGCGCCTGAGGCTCTCCGTCACCCCTGTGCTCCTCGTGGTGTTCGGGACGGTGTTCGCGGCCTCGCTGGCCTTCTCCGTCGTCGAGACGGCGTCGGACCAGGGGCTCGCCTACTTCGACACGAGGGCGCGGCTGTGGGAGTTCGCGCTCGGGTCGCTCGTCGCGGTCGCCCTGCCGCTCGTGCGCCTGCCGGCACGGGTCGCCCTGATCGTCGGCTGGGCGGGGCTCGCCCTGATCGTGACGTGTGGGCTCGTGCTCGACGTCCAGGGCGGGTTCCCGGGCTACTTCGCGCTGTGGCCCACGATGGCGGCCGCCGCCGTGATCGTCGCAGGCACGGCGGCGCACCCGTGGGCCGTGGGCAACGTGCTCGCGCACCCGGTGCTGCGGTCGCTCGGGCGGGACGCCTACGCCCTCTACCTCGTGCACTGGCCGCTGCTCATCACCTGGCGGGTGGTCACGGGACGTCAGGTCCCGTCCTGGCACGAGGGTGCGGTGATCGTGGTCGTGTCCCTCGTCCTCGCCCGCCTCCTCACCTCGCTCGTCGAGCGTCCCGTCCGGGACCTGGCGTGGGCGCGGACCGTCCCGTGGCGCGGTGCGGTCGCCGTGCTCGTCGCGGTCACGGTCGTGGCCGTTCCCCTCGCCGCCTGGCAGTCGGCCGAGCGCGCGCGGGCCGCCGAGGCGCTGGTGGGCGCCTCCGCCGACAACCCGGGCGCGCGCGTGCTCCTGCCGGGATACCAGGACGCGTCGGACCCGACCGCACCTCCCGTCCCCGTGGCGACCGCGCTCGACGCCCAGTGGGTGTCGCTCACGGAACGCTGCTCGGGAAGGTTCGCGCCCGACGTCGCGGAGCTCGCGAAGCGGTGCGGGCAGCTCGTTCCCCCCGCTCCGGAGGGTCCGACGGTCGTGGTGGTGGGCGACTCGCACAGCGAGCAGTTCATGGGTGCGCTGATCCCCGTCGCCGAGCGCGAGGGCTGGACCCTGGTCTCGGTCCTCTACGGGGGATGTTCGTTCGGCACGGCGGGCCACCCCTGCCGCGAGTGGAACGAGCAGGTGCTCGACTACGTCCTCGAGCTCGGTCCGGACGCGGTCTTCACCGTCACGACGGCCGCCGAGGCCGACGGCACGGGCGAGACCGTCGTCGTCGGGCTCCAAGAGGCGGTCGACGTGCTCTCCGACGCGGGGATCGCGCTCCTCGGGGTCCGGGACAACCCGCGGTTCTCGACGGACATGTTCGTCTGCGCCGAGCAGCACGGTCCCGATGCGGACGTGTGCCGCCACGACCTCGCGTCCCGCTCCGCCCCACGGAACCCCGCCGAGGACCTCCGGGTGGGCGACGGGTCGGTGCTCGTCGACCTCTCTGGGGCGGTGTGCCCCGACGGGTGGTGCGTCCCGGTGGTGGGGAACGTGCACGTCTACCTCGACGACAACCACCTCACGTGGGACTACGCTCGTTCGCTGGCCCCGTTCCTCGAGGACGAGCTGTCACCGTGGACCGACCGCGCGACGTCGACGCGACACGGGGAGCCGTCATGA
- a CDS encoding acyltransferase family protein, giving the protein MPYRHDLDGLRALAVVLVAVYHVWVHRVSGGVDVFLMLSGFFVAGGLLRSFARGAPVRLRTYLPRLARRLLPALVLVLAAVLVASAVLLPRTRWTGVSGDVLGSLLYAENWRLAAAEQAYGAADVGQSPLQHVWSLSVQGQLFVGLPVLLLLVWWSAGRAGIATRLAIVHATVVTGAVASFVYAVVAVRADQAFAYYDTVARAWEYLAGALLALLVTRVRLPGASGLVAGWVGLALVVASGLLVDGAALFPGPATLVPLAGAALVVVAGTPDPRGIAVAPAWSVSRLLAWAPVARAGGYAYAFYLWHWPVLVFTIVLRDRPVGWLAGIGVLGLSAVLAVLTKQLVEDVLRRDPRDARGATRTRPPRWVLRPLVAVVTVTVAVVPLAWHAHVLSVQRSYQGTLQDVDVAAYPGALSVLEPGAYAAAAADPVPAVEAVLEDTSRVVLDGCMTGDGESDVKRCSYGPEDAATVVALVGASHSEHWFAALEPIADRRGFRVVPVLKAGCLFLDPEDGDVDGECATWQRDAMDYVLSLEPDVVITTSTRPTKSDGPREVVPDAYVRVWERLALEDVPVVAIRDNPWLPFWMPECAAVHGSESDECAVAWEDVLDDVDPSLDAVQELWNTTILDFNDVLCPDRVCRPVQGNRFVYRDDNHLTATYAVTLSPVFDERLGVATGWW; this is encoded by the coding sequence GTGCCCTACCGGCACGACCTCGACGGCCTGCGCGCGCTCGCGGTCGTGCTGGTCGCCGTCTACCACGTGTGGGTCCACCGCGTCTCGGGCGGGGTGGACGTCTTCCTCATGCTCTCGGGGTTCTTCGTCGCCGGGGGCCTGCTCCGCTCGTTCGCCCGCGGAGCGCCGGTGCGGCTGCGAACCTACCTCCCGCGGCTCGCCCGCCGGCTCCTTCCGGCGCTCGTCCTGGTGCTCGCCGCGGTGCTCGTCGCGAGCGCGGTGCTCCTCCCGCGCACCCGGTGGACGGGGGTCTCGGGCGACGTGCTCGGGTCGCTGCTCTACGCCGAGAACTGGCGGCTCGCCGCCGCGGAGCAGGCCTACGGTGCGGCCGACGTGGGACAGAGCCCGCTCCAGCACGTCTGGTCCCTCTCCGTCCAGGGACAGCTCTTCGTCGGGCTTCCTGTCCTTCTCCTGCTCGTCTGGTGGTCGGCAGGTCGCGCGGGGATCGCGACGCGCCTGGCGATCGTGCACGCGACGGTGGTGACCGGGGCCGTCGCCTCGTTCGTCTACGCCGTGGTCGCGGTGCGCGCCGACCAGGCGTTCGCCTACTACGACACGGTGGCGCGCGCGTGGGAGTACCTCGCGGGTGCGCTGCTCGCGCTCCTGGTGACGCGCGTGCGCCTGCCCGGTGCGTCGGGGCTCGTCGCGGGCTGGGTCGGGCTCGCGCTCGTCGTCGCCAGCGGCCTCCTCGTGGACGGCGCGGCGCTCTTCCCCGGCCCCGCCACGCTCGTTCCTCTCGCAGGCGCCGCGCTCGTCGTCGTCGCGGGGACGCCCGACCCGCGCGGGATCGCCGTCGCTCCCGCGTGGTCGGTCTCGAGGCTCCTCGCGTGGGCTCCGGTCGCCCGAGCCGGCGGGTACGCGTACGCCTTCTACCTGTGGCACTGGCCCGTGCTCGTGTTCACGATCGTCCTCCGCGACCGGCCGGTGGGCTGGCTCGCAGGGATCGGCGTGCTCGGCCTCTCGGCCGTGCTGGCGGTCCTGACGAAGCAGCTCGTCGAGGACGTGCTCCGTCGGGACCCTCGAGATGCCCGAGGCGCCACGCGCACACGGCCTCCGCGGTGGGTGCTGCGTCCTCTCGTCGCTGTGGTCACCGTGACCGTCGCGGTCGTGCCGCTCGCGTGGCACGCCCACGTCCTGTCGGTCCAGCGCTCGTACCAGGGCACCCTGCAGGACGTCGACGTCGCTGCGTACCCGGGGGCGCTCTCCGTCCTCGAACCGGGCGCGTACGCGGCGGCGGCTGCCGACCCGGTGCCCGCCGTGGAGGCCGTGCTCGAGGACACGTCGCGGGTCGTCCTGGACGGCTGCATGACGGGGGACGGGGAGAGCGACGTCAAGCGGTGCTCGTACGGCCCGGAGGATGCCGCGACGGTCGTCGCGCTGGTCGGTGCGTCGCACAGCGAGCACTGGTTCGCCGCGCTCGAACCGATCGCCGACCGTCGGGGCTTTCGTGTCGTCCCCGTCCTCAAGGCGGGGTGCCTCTTCCTCGACCCCGAGGACGGCGACGTCGACGGCGAGTGCGCGACCTGGCAGCGCGACGCGATGGACTACGTCCTGTCGCTCGAACCTGACGTGGTCATCACGACCTCGACGCGTCCGACGAAGTCGGACGGGCCCCGTGAGGTGGTCCCCGACGCGTACGTCCGTGTCTGGGAGCGGCTCGCCCTGGAGGACGTCCCGGTCGTGGCCATCCGCGACAACCCGTGGCTGCCGTTCTGGATGCCCGAGTGCGCGGCCGTCCACGGCTCGGAGTCGGACGAGTGCGCCGTGGCGTGGGAGGACGTCCTGGACGACGTGGACCCGTCGCTCGACGCCGTGCAGGAGCTGTGGAACACGACGATCCTCGACTTCAACGACGTCCTCTGCCCGGACCGTGTCTGCCGGCCGGTCCAGGGCAACCGGTTCGTCTACCGCGACGACAACCATCTGACGGCGACCTATGCCGTGACGCTCAGCCCGGTGTTCGACGAGCGGCTCGGTGTCGCGACCGGGTGGTGGTGA
- a CDS encoding LCP family protein: MTDPSRDPRSLPPSFTPQGGRAPRPSSVDDAIAVGNSGRAPARPRPAVPDDAVRLEPRIKRQSSREIPVTPARKGTPPPAPPARGARPRTSSAASALPPSVAPSRQPRQATAAPPRVSSSPHAGAQAVPTTTRSRPGAAPRPSTGRPGGGGGRPPSGTGTPRAGGGGFRVRKGRVVGLVACVVIVALLAWPVGLLIWANGKIQHVEALSGAPGTPGNTYLLAGSDARGEGISEDGTEGARTDTIMVLHAPPSGPVALISLPRDTYAEIPGNGASKLNSAYSWGGPPLLVQTVEQLTGLTVDHYVEVGFGGVEGIVDAVGGVELCLDYDVNDERSELVWTAGCHVADGHTALAFSRMRYSDPKGDIGRAERQRQVIGAISSKAANPSILFRPGDQVSLLDSGLGSLTVDESTGIVDLGKLALAFRKANGPDGITGTPPISNPDYRPGGNVGSTVQLNPETVGQFWIDIRDGNLTPGQVGGLPQ, translated from the coding sequence ATGACCGACCCCTCGCGCGACCCCCGGTCGCTCCCCCCGAGCTTCACGCCCCAGGGCGGCCGCGCCCCGCGTCCGTCGTCCGTCGACGACGCGATCGCCGTGGGCAACAGCGGGCGCGCCCCGGCGCGCCCCCGCCCCGCCGTGCCCGACGACGCCGTGCGCCTCGAGCCCCGCATCAAGCGCCAGTCGTCGCGCGAGATCCCCGTGACCCCCGCACGCAAGGGCACGCCGCCGCCGGCGCCGCCCGCGCGCGGCGCACGCCCGCGGACGAGCTCCGCGGCGTCCGCGCTCCCGCCGTCGGTCGCGCCGTCGCGCCAGCCCCGCCAGGCGACGGCGGCACCTCCGCGCGTCTCGTCGTCGCCCCACGCGGGTGCGCAGGCCGTGCCCACGACGACGCGGAGCCGTCCGGGCGCGGCGCCGCGGCCGAGCACCGGCCGACCCGGTGGCGGGGGTGGGCGACCGCCGTCGGGCACGGGGACCCCTCGAGCCGGCGGGGGCGGGTTCCGCGTCCGCAAGGGCCGCGTCGTCGGGCTCGTCGCGTGCGTCGTGATCGTCGCGCTCCTCGCCTGGCCGGTCGGCCTGCTCATCTGGGCGAACGGCAAGATCCAGCACGTCGAGGCCCTCTCCGGTGCGCCCGGCACGCCCGGGAACACCTATCTCCTCGCGGGCTCCGACGCGCGCGGCGAAGGCATCAGCGAGGACGGCACCGAGGGCGCGCGCACGGACACGATCATGGTCCTGCACGCCCCGCCGAGCGGCCCGGTCGCGCTCATCAGCCTGCCGCGCGACACGTACGCGGAGATCCCGGGCAACGGCGCGAGCAAGCTCAACTCGGCGTACTCGTGGGGTGGCCCGCCGCTGCTCGTGCAGACGGTCGAGCAGCTCACCGGCCTCACGGTCGACCACTACGTCGAGGTCGGGTTCGGCGGGGTCGAGGGCATCGTCGACGCCGTCGGCGGCGTCGAGCTGTGCCTCGACTACGACGTGAACGACGAACGCAGCGAACTCGTGTGGACCGCCGGGTGCCACGTCGCCGACGGCCACACCGCGCTCGCGTTCTCGCGGATGCGCTACTCCGACCCGAAGGGCGACATCGGCCGTGCCGAGCGCCAGCGCCAGGTCATCGGCGCCATCAGCTCGAAGGCGGCGAACCCGAGCATCCTGTTCCGCCCCGGCGACCAGGTCTCGCTGCTGGACTCCGGCCTCGGGTCGCTCACCGTCGACGAGAGCACGGGCATCGTCGACCTCGGCAAGCTCGCCCTCGCGTTCCGCAAGGCCAACGGTCCCGACGGCATCACGGGCACGCCGCCGATCTCGAACCCCGACTACCGGCCGGGCGGCAACGTCGGGTCCACCGTGCAGCTGAACCCCGAGACCGTGGGGCAGTTCTGGATCGACATCCGTGACGGCAACCTCACCCCGGGGCAGGTCGGCGGCCTGCCGCAGTAG
- a CDS encoding LCP family protein produces the protein MRTHGAVRTVGLVATAVLAFGAVGGAAAVSRIQGNIAPSDGLELLTDRPEPSTPDPSDPNAGKPLNILVMGSDERGGENGHEVAGVEGMRSDTTILVHVSADRTRVEMISIPRDSRVDVPACHTTNGKTTAPATTRFNAAFANGATVGGDVDSAAACATQTVESLTDVFVDGFVVVDFAGFQNMVTAIGGVPICIPEPIDSPKADLRLDAGMQTLDGAQALGFARARYGVGDGSDLSRIGRQQQLLAATVNQVLSKNVLSDLGQIYGFVDAGTKSLTMSANLSSIPSLAGLAFSLKGATSGNITFMTVPNAPDPQDPDAKVVWTSEADELWATVRADEPIAAPAPATDEAAGGSTDAAEATEPPSQTGEGAADPTGDAAAEPAPVQTKEAGKEAFSAADETAQCG, from the coding sequence ATGAGGACCCACGGGGCTGTCCGAACCGTCGGGCTCGTCGCCACGGCGGTGCTCGCGTTCGGCGCGGTCGGCGGCGCCGCCGCGGTGTCGAGAATCCAGGGGAACATCGCGCCGTCGGACGGGCTCGAGCTCCTGACGGACCGACCTGAGCCGTCCACCCCGGACCCGAGCGACCCCAACGCCGGGAAGCCCCTCAACATCCTCGTGATGGGCTCGGACGAGCGCGGCGGCGAGAACGGCCACGAGGTCGCGGGCGTCGAGGGCATGCGCTCGGACACGACGATCCTCGTGCACGTCTCGGCAGACCGGACGCGCGTGGAGATGATCTCGATCCCCCGCGACTCACGGGTGGACGTCCCGGCGTGCCACACGACGAACGGCAAGACGACCGCGCCGGCCACCACCCGCTTCAACGCCGCGTTCGCGAACGGCGCGACCGTCGGTGGCGACGTCGACTCGGCCGCCGCGTGCGCGACCCAGACCGTCGAGAGCCTGACCGACGTGTTCGTCGACGGCTTCGTCGTCGTCGACTTCGCGGGTTTCCAGAACATGGTCACGGCGATCGGCGGCGTCCCCATCTGCATCCCCGAGCCGATCGACTCGCCCAAGGCGGACCTTCGGCTGGACGCAGGGATGCAGACGCTCGACGGCGCCCAGGCGCTCGGGTTCGCGCGGGCGCGCTACGGCGTGGGCGACGGGTCGGACCTCAGCCGTATCGGCCGCCAGCAGCAGCTCCTCGCCGCGACGGTGAACCAGGTGCTCTCGAAGAACGTGCTCTCGGACCTCGGCCAGATCTACGGGTTCGTCGACGCGGGCACCAAGTCTCTGACCATGAGCGCGAACCTGTCGTCGATCCCGAGCCTCGCCGGGCTCGCCTTCAGCCTCAAGGGCGCGACCAGTGGCAACATCACCTTCATGACCGTTCCCAACGCGCCGGACCCGCAGGACCCCGACGCGAAGGTCGTCTGGACGTCGGAGGCCGACGAGCTCTGGGCCACGGTGCGCGCCGACGAGCCGATCGCCGCGCCCGCACCCGCGACCGACGAGGCCGCAGGCGGGTCCACCGACGCCGCCGAGGCCACCGAGCCGCCGTCGCAGACCGGGGAGGGCGCAGCCGACCCGACGGGCGACGCGGCCGCCGAGCCCGCCCCGGTGCAGACGAAGGAAGCCGGCAAGGAGGCGTTCTCCGCCGCCGACGAGACCGCGCAGTGCGGGTGA
- a CDS encoding DUF2304 domain-containing protein, with translation MLIQIVLVAAIAVVTVLLTRSTVDARHQAIRRLLLVGFVVVAGLSVLFPEWLTRLANMLGVGRGTDLLLYALVIAFVSYIATSHRRANALARKITLLTRELSLAEARLSRVDASVDELEQRDGQGGRPDAPPAG, from the coding sequence ATGCTCATCCAGATCGTCCTCGTCGCCGCGATCGCCGTGGTCACGGTCCTGCTCACCCGCTCCACGGTCGACGCCCGGCACCAGGCGATCCGCCGCCTGCTGCTCGTCGGGTTCGTCGTGGTCGCCGGGCTCTCCGTCCTGTTCCCCGAGTGGCTCACCCGGCTGGCCAACATGCTCGGCGTCGGCCGCGGGACCGACCTCCTCCTCTACGCCCTCGTCATCGCGTTCGTGAGCTACATCGCCACGAGCCACCGGCGTGCGAACGCTCTCGCCCGCAAGATCACGCTGCTCACGCGCGAGCTGAGCCTCGCGGAGGCGAGGCTCAGCCGGGTCGACGCGTCGGTCGACGAGCTCGAGCAGCGCGACGGCCAGGGCGGCCGGCCGGACGCGCCGCCCGCCGGCTGA
- a CDS encoding glycosyltransferase family 2 protein, with protein MHESDAAGPGRPPVEAIGPVEDACLVVPLYNEGAVVADVVKNALGTFPRIVCVDDGSSDDSAQRAREAGATVLRHAVNLGQGAALQTGIEFARDLPGAKYLVTFDADGQHQVEDAAAMVELARREDVAIVFGSRFLDARTRPGLLKRAVLRTAVWFTNQSTGLRLTDAHNGLRVVRVDAARQVELRQDRMAHASEIVLQLGRTGLPWREYPVHVLYTDYSRAKGQSLWNSVNILVDLVFK; from the coding sequence ATGCACGAATCGGACGCGGCGGGACCCGGCCGCCCGCCCGTCGAGGCCATCGGCCCCGTCGAGGACGCCTGCCTCGTCGTCCCTCTGTACAACGAGGGCGCGGTCGTGGCCGACGTGGTCAAGAACGCGCTCGGGACGTTCCCCCGGATCGTCTGCGTCGACGACGGCAGCTCGGACGACTCCGCGCAGCGGGCTCGGGAGGCGGGCGCCACGGTCCTGCGCCACGCCGTCAACCTCGGCCAGGGAGCCGCCCTCCAGACGGGGATCGAGTTCGCCCGCGACCTGCCGGGAGCGAAGTACCTCGTCACGTTCGACGCGGACGGTCAGCACCAGGTGGAGGACGCCGCCGCGATGGTCGAGCTGGCCCGGCGCGAGGACGTCGCGATCGTCTTCGGCTCGCGGTTCCTCGACGCGCGGACCCGGCCCGGGCTCCTCAAGCGTGCGGTCCTGCGCACGGCCGTCTGGTTCACGAACCAGAGCACCGGCCTGCGGCTCACCGACGCCCACAACGGGCTGCGGGTCGTCCGCGTCGACGCGGCGCGCCAGGTCGAGCTGCGCCAGGACCGCATGGCGCACGCGAGCGAGATCGTGCTGCAGCTCGGGCGCACCGGGCTCCCCTGGCGCGAGTACCCCGTGCACGTCCTCTACACGGACTACTCCCGGGCCAAGGGCCAGTCGCTCTGGAACTCCGTGAACATCCTGGTCGACCTCGTGTTCAAGTAG
- a CDS encoding acyltransferase: MGVRIAPSADVADDASIGDGSQIWHLAQVREGVSMGESCVVGRGAYIGTGVQMGRNCKVQNYALVYEPASLADGVFIGPAVVLTNDTYPRAVNPDGSLKSADDWHAVGVTIGEGAAVGARAVCVAPVTIGAWATVAAGAVVTRDVPDHAIVVGVPARRVGWVGRAGEPLRRDGEHWVCPVTGTRYEEHDETIREVAAE; this comes from the coding sequence ATGGGAGTCCGGATCGCCCCGAGCGCCGACGTCGCCGACGACGCGTCGATCGGCGACGGCAGCCAGATCTGGCACCTCGCCCAGGTGCGCGAGGGGGTGTCGATGGGAGAGTCGTGCGTCGTGGGGCGCGGGGCCTACATCGGTACCGGAGTACAGATGGGCCGGAACTGCAAGGTGCAGAACTACGCGCTCGTGTACGAGCCGGCGTCTCTCGCCGACGGGGTGTTCATCGGCCCCGCCGTGGTGCTCACCAACGACACCTACCCGCGGGCCGTGAACCCCGACGGATCGCTGAAGAGCGCGGACGACTGGCACGCGGTGGGCGTGACGATCGGCGAGGGCGCCGCGGTCGGGGCCCGTGCGGTGTGCGTCGCGCCCGTGACGATCGGAGCCTGGGCCACGGTGGCCGCGGGCGCGGTCGTGACGAGGGACGTCCCCGACCACGCGATCGTCGTCGGGGTCCCGGCGCGGCGCGTCGGCTGGGTGGGGCGCGCGGGCGAGCCGTTGCGGCGCGACGGGGAGCACTGGGTGTGCCCGGTGACGGGTACGCGCTACGAAGAGCACGACGAGACCATCAGAGAGGTTGCGGCCGAATGA
- a CDS encoding DegT/DnrJ/EryC1/StrS family aminotransferase, giving the protein MSQTLIPAAKPIVGDDERAAVDRVLRSGMIAQGPEVAAFEQEFAEVLVGGRTCVAVNSGTSGLHLGLLAAGVGPGDEVIVPSFTFAATANSVALTGATPVFADIEPDQFCLAPDAVRAAITERTKAIMPVHLYGHPADMTALGALADEHGLLLFEDAAQAHGATLDGRPVGSFGAFAMFSLYPTKNMTSGEGGMVSCATDEIARNVRLLRNQGMERQYANEVVGFNARMTDVHAAIGRVQLTKVQGWTADRQRNAAFLSENLEGVVTPPVADGAVHVYHQYTIRVADDRDRVVTALREEHGVGSGVYYPIPNHRLESLKHFAPGLDLPETEIAAQQVISLPVHPSLTQGDLERIVTAVNSVVKAGA; this is encoded by the coding sequence ATGAGCCAGACACTGATCCCCGCGGCGAAGCCGATCGTCGGGGACGACGAGCGCGCGGCCGTGGACCGCGTCCTGCGCAGCGGGATGATCGCGCAGGGACCTGAGGTCGCCGCGTTCGAGCAGGAGTTCGCCGAGGTGCTCGTCGGCGGGCGCACGTGCGTCGCGGTGAACTCCGGGACCTCGGGCCTGCACCTCGGCCTCCTCGCCGCGGGCGTCGGCCCCGGCGACGAGGTGATCGTCCCGTCCTTCACGTTCGCGGCGACCGCCAACTCGGTCGCGCTGACCGGTGCGACGCCGGTCTTCGCCGACATCGAGCCGGACCAGTTCTGCCTCGCTCCCGACGCGGTGCGGGCCGCGATCACGGAGCGGACCAAGGCCATCATGCCGGTGCACCTCTACGGGCACCCGGCGGACATGACGGCGCTGGGCGCGCTCGCGGACGAGCACGGTCTGCTCCTGTTCGAGGACGCGGCACAGGCGCACGGGGCGACCCTCGACGGACGCCCGGTGGGCTCGTTCGGCGCGTTCGCCATGTTCAGCCTCTACCCGACGAAGAACATGACGTCGGGTGAGGGCGGCATGGTCTCGTGCGCGACCGACGAGATCGCGCGCAACGTCCGTCTGCTGCGCAACCAGGGCATGGAGCGCCAGTACGCCAACGAGGTCGTCGGCTTCAACGCCCGCATGACGGACGTCCACGCGGCGATCGGCCGGGTGCAGCTCACCAAGGTCCAGGGCTGGACGGCGGACCGCCAGCGCAACGCGGCCTTCCTGTCGGAGAACCTCGAGGGCGTCGTGACGCCTCCGGTCGCGGACGGGGCGGTGCACGTCTACCACCAGTACACGATCCGTGTCGCCGACGACCGCGACCGCGTGGTGACGGCTCTCCGCGAGGAGCACGGTGTGGGCTCCGGGGTCTACTACCCGATCCCGAACCACCGCCTCGAGAGCCTGAAGCACTTCGCGCCCGGTCTCGACCTGCCCGAGACCGAGATCGCGGCGCAGCAGGTGATCTCCCTCCCCGTGCACCCGTCGCTCACCCAGGGCGACCTCGAGCGCATCGTCACCGCGGTCAACTCCGTCGTGAAGGCAGGTGCGTGA
- a CDS encoding Gfo/Idh/MocA family oxidoreductase, giving the protein MADLRAGLIGLGAMGRHHARVLREIDGVDLVAVADPGGDPYGVAGDLPVLPDVDGLIGAGIEMAVVAVPTVYHEEIALALAAAGVHTLVEKPIAATSAAGRKVAEAFAAAGLVGAVGHIERFNPALQELRRRMEAGELGEVYQIATRRQGPFPARIADVGVVKDLGTHDIDLTAWVAQSAYRAVAAQTTHRSGRPHEDMVTATGRLENGVVTNHVVNWLSPMKERVTIVTGERGAFVADTGTADLTFYANGVIPTEWEAVSAFRGVSEGDITRYAFAKREPLRVEHEAFRDAVRGIRQDVVTMEEGLRTLEVAEAVLESAASGQTVTL; this is encoded by the coding sequence ATGGCAGACCTGCGTGCGGGCCTGATCGGGCTCGGAGCGATGGGGCGGCACCATGCCCGGGTGCTCCGCGAGATCGACGGCGTCGACCTCGTCGCCGTCGCCGACCCCGGCGGTGACCCTTACGGAGTGGCGGGAGACCTGCCGGTCCTGCCCGACGTCGACGGGCTGATCGGCGCCGGCATCGAGATGGCCGTCGTCGCGGTCCCGACCGTGTACCACGAGGAGATCGCGCTGGCCCTCGCTGCCGCGGGCGTGCACACCCTCGTGGAGAAGCCCATCGCGGCCACGAGCGCGGCCGGTCGCAAGGTCGCCGAGGCGTTCGCCGCGGCCGGGCTCGTCGGCGCGGTCGGGCACATCGAGCGGTTCAACCCGGCGCTCCAGGAGCTGCGTCGCCGCATGGAGGCGGGCGAGCTCGGGGAGGTCTACCAGATCGCGACCCGGCGGCAGGGGCCTTTCCCGGCGCGCATCGCCGACGTCGGCGTGGTGAAGGATCTCGGCACCCACGACATCGACCTCACGGCCTGGGTCGCCCAGAGCGCGTACCGTGCGGTCGCCGCGCAGACCACGCACCGCAGCGGGCGCCCGCACGAGGACATGGTGACCGCGACCGGCCGCCTGGAGAACGGCGTCGTGACCAACCACGTCGTCAACTGGCTCTCCCCGATGAAGGAGCGCGTCACGATCGTCACGGGCGAGCGGGGTGCGTTCGTCGCCGACACGGGCACGGCCGACCTCACCTTCTACGCCAACGGCGTCATCCCGACCGAGTGGGAGGCCGTCTCGGCGTTCCGCGGCGTGTCCGAGGGCGACATCACGCGCTACGCGTTCGCGAAGCGCGAGCCCCTGCGGGTCGAGCACGAGGCGTTCCGGGACGCCGTCCGGGGGATCCGCCAGGACGTCGTGACGATGGAGGAGGGCCTGCGCACCCTCGAGGTCGCCGAGGCCGTCCTGGAGTCGGCCGCGTCGGGGCAGACCGTCACGCTCTGA